In Stutzerimonas stutzeri, a genomic segment contains:
- a CDS encoding vitamin K epoxide reductase family protein translates to MEHQGEYLRQAAMPSDMGMEDHMQMMERRRLATLWCHFANALLGFWLLSAPFIFGYSNIAGTDLDLARLASERDVPEVATRALLMTWNDVICGVLIVLLSVFSLKRMAWAQWANTVMGLWLMFAPLLFWTPSPASYGNALLVGGLVITFSTLVPMMPGMSMSGMMQKAAVPPGWDYNPSTWLQRLPIAILAVIGILLARYLAAYQLGHTSNAWDPFFGTQPNGTETIITSDMSRAWPVSDAGVGVMAYMIELLMAVMGDARRWRTMPWMVAAFGVVVVPLGAVSIFFIIAQPIFINTWCTLCLIQALAMLVMMPYALDELVAMGQFLKDARRRGKPFWKTFFQGDAMEGAREDNTPEFDGDLSAMTLKGLRGVNLPWGLALLCVLGVWLMCTRLIFGTEGAMANSDHLMGSLLITVSVLAFAEVARPLRFLNLPIGAWLLASPAFLDGAGLAATVGSLVAGALVIGLSLPRGPINHRYAGWNALLR, encoded by the coding sequence ATGGAGCATCAAGGCGAATATTTACGGCAAGCCGCCATGCCCTCGGATATGGGCATGGAAGATCACATGCAGATGATGGAGCGTCGCCGTCTCGCCACCCTGTGGTGCCATTTCGCGAATGCCCTGCTCGGCTTTTGGCTGCTCAGCGCACCCTTCATCTTCGGCTATTCGAACATCGCCGGCACGGACCTGGATCTCGCCCGCCTGGCCTCCGAGCGCGACGTACCCGAGGTGGCCACCCGCGCGCTGCTGATGACCTGGAACGACGTGATCTGCGGCGTGCTGATCGTGCTGCTCTCGGTGTTTTCGCTGAAGCGGATGGCATGGGCGCAGTGGGCCAACACGGTCATGGGGCTTTGGCTGATGTTCGCCCCGCTGCTGTTCTGGACGCCTTCGCCGGCCAGCTATGGCAATGCGTTGTTGGTCGGCGGGCTGGTCATCACCTTTTCGACCTTGGTGCCGATGATGCCGGGCATGAGCATGTCCGGGATGATGCAAAAAGCCGCGGTGCCACCAGGCTGGGACTATAACCCCTCAACCTGGCTGCAACGGCTACCCATCGCGATCCTCGCGGTGATCGGCATTCTCCTGGCGCGCTACCTGGCGGCCTATCAGCTCGGCCATACCTCGAATGCCTGGGATCCTTTCTTCGGCACCCAGCCCAACGGCACGGAAACCATCATCACGTCCGACATGTCGCGCGCCTGGCCGGTCTCCGACGCGGGAGTCGGCGTCATGGCCTACATGATCGAGCTGCTGATGGCGGTGATGGGCGATGCGCGCCGCTGGCGAACCATGCCCTGGATGGTGGCCGCGTTCGGTGTGGTCGTGGTGCCGCTGGGCGCGGTGAGCATCTTTTTTATCATTGCCCAGCCGATCTTCATTAACACCTGGTGCACCCTGTGCCTGATCCAGGCCTTGGCGATGCTGGTGATGATGCCCTACGCGCTGGATGAACTGGTCGCCATGGGCCAGTTCCTCAAGGATGCGCGCCGCCGTGGCAAACCGTTCTGGAAGACCTTCTTCCAGGGCGATGCCATGGAGGGCGCGCGCGAGGACAACACGCCCGAATTCGATGGGGATCTTTCCGCCATGACGCTCAAAGGGCTTCGCGGCGTAAACCTGCCATGGGGCCTGGCACTGCTTTGTGTCCTCGGCGTCTGGCTGATGTGCACCCGCCTGATCTTCGGCACCGAAGGTGCGATGGCCAACAGCGACCACCTGATGGGCTCGTTGCTGATCACCGTCTCGGTGCTGGCGTTCGCCGAGGTGGCGAGACCACTGCGCTTTCTCAACCTGCCGATCGGTGCCTGGCTGCTCGCCTCACCCGCCTTTCTCGACGGTGCCGGACTCGCCGCCACCGTGGGCAGCCTGGTGGCTGGCGCGCTGGTCATCGGCCTGAGCCTGCCGCGCGGCCCGATCAACCATCGCTATGCCGGCTGGAATGCCCTGCTGCGTTAG
- a CDS encoding SDR family oxidoreductase has product MTDRQQTAVICGGTAGVGRATAHAFAQAGYRIAVIARGEQGLADTRSELEATGANVLSIAADVADAEAIDRAADQIEAELGPIEIWVNAAMATVFGPVNKISAAEYKRVTEVTYLGFVHGTLAALRHMESRNRGTIIQVGSALSYRAIPLQSAYCAAKFAIRGFTDSLRCELIHTNSRVRLTMVQLPAHNTPQFDWSRNKMQKRPQPVPPIHTPEVAARAIVRAATDAPRELWLGRASFQAIIGNMFMPGLLDRMMAKQAWSGQMTDEPASDEQSDNLVQPVEGLHRIEGRFGAQAKHKALGLSSETVGKLAAAGLAVTGVIVIAVVAVIAG; this is encoded by the coding sequence ATGACCGACCGCCAACAGACAGCCGTAATCTGCGGCGGAACCGCCGGTGTAGGACGTGCAACGGCGCACGCCTTCGCCCAGGCTGGCTACCGGATCGCCGTGATTGCGCGCGGCGAACAGGGCCTGGCGGACACCCGCAGCGAACTGGAGGCGACCGGCGCGAACGTTCTGTCGATCGCCGCGGATGTCGCCGACGCCGAAGCGATCGATCGAGCAGCCGATCAGATCGAGGCGGAACTTGGACCAATCGAGATCTGGGTCAACGCGGCCATGGCGACGGTGTTCGGTCCGGTGAACAAGATCAGCGCAGCGGAATACAAGCGCGTGACCGAGGTGACCTATCTCGGCTTCGTCCACGGCACGCTGGCGGCCCTGCGCCATATGGAATCACGCAACCGCGGCACCATCATCCAGGTGGGCTCGGCGTTGTCCTATCGGGCGATACCGCTGCAATCGGCCTACTGCGCTGCCAAGTTCGCGATTCGCGGTTTTACCGACTCGCTGCGCTGCGAATTGATCCACACCAACAGCCGGGTGCGGCTGACCATGGTGCAGCTGCCAGCGCACAACACGCCGCAGTTCGATTGGTCGCGCAACAAGATGCAGAAGCGGCCGCAGCCGGTCCCGCCGATCCATACGCCCGAGGTGGCCGCGCGCGCGATCGTCCGCGCGGCAACTGATGCGCCGCGCGAGTTGTGGCTCGGGCGCGCCTCGTTCCAGGCGATCATCGGCAATATGTTCATGCCCGGCCTGCTCGACCGGATGATGGCCAAGCAGGCCTGGAGCGGACAGATGACCGACGAGCCAGCCAGCGACGAGCAATCCGACAATCTTGTCCAGCCGGTGGAAGGCTTGCACCGCATCGAAGGCCGCTTCGGCGCTCAGGCAAAACACAAGGCACTGGGTCTGAGTTCCGAGACGGTGGGCAAGCTAGCCGCTGCCGGACTGGCGGTGACGGGCGTAATCGTCATCGCGGTAGTGGCGGTCATCGCCGGCTGA
- a CDS encoding cation transporter: MSSRCCDSGCSTPAVSPGFRRALWVALAINLVMFVVEIISGLRSGSVSLLADAIDFAGDAANYGITLVVLSMGLVWRARAAMVKGLSMLAFGVFVLGRAGWSVYAGVVPEPLTMGVIGALALVANVIVALMLYAFREGDSNMRSVWLCSRNDALGNIAVMIAAAGVFGTGTGWPDLVVALIMAGLALSAGFSVVRQARQELGGLQHQG; encoded by the coding sequence ATGTCGTCGAGATGCTGTGATTCCGGCTGTTCAACCCCGGCGGTCAGCCCGGGCTTTCGCAGAGCCCTGTGGGTCGCGCTGGCGATCAATCTGGTCATGTTCGTCGTGGAAATCATCAGCGGGCTGCGGTCCGGCTCGGTCTCTCTGCTGGCGGACGCCATCGACTTCGCCGGTGATGCCGCCAACTACGGCATTACTCTGGTGGTGCTGTCCATGGGACTGGTTTGGCGCGCGCGCGCGGCTATGGTCAAAGGCCTGTCGATGTTGGCCTTCGGTGTGTTCGTGCTTGGCCGCGCCGGCTGGTCTGTTTATGCCGGCGTGGTACCGGAACCTCTGACCATGGGCGTCATCGGTGCGCTGGCGCTGGTCGCCAATGTCATCGTGGCGCTGATGCTCTATGCGTTTCGCGAGGGTGACTCGAACATGCGCTCGGTCTGGCTGTGCAGCCGCAACGATGCGCTGGGTAACATTGCGGTGATGATCGCCGCGGCCGGCGTCTTCGGTACGGGTACGGGTTGGCCTGATCTCGTCGTGGCGCTGATCATGGCAGGACTGGCGCTGTCTGCCGGCTTCTCGGTGGTGCGCCAGGCAAGGCAGGAACTGGGCGGGCTGCAGCATCAGGGCTGA
- a CDS encoding Cd(II)/Pb(II)-responsive transcriptional regulator has translation MMRIGELSTTAGVEVETIRYYEKVGLMPAPERGANGYRSYSSQQLAHLVFIRHCRALDIGLADIRRLLEFSNQPDASCGDINLLIDEQLERVRSRLESLQALEHQLQALRSCCTGNDAAQGCGIINELANTAADQTGPLSDQ, from the coding sequence ATGATGCGCATAGGCGAGCTGAGTACCACGGCAGGCGTCGAAGTCGAGACCATTCGCTACTACGAGAAAGTCGGGCTGATGCCAGCACCGGAGCGCGGCGCCAATGGCTACCGTTCCTATTCTTCCCAGCAGCTGGCGCACCTGGTGTTCATCCGTCACTGCCGTGCACTGGACATTGGTCTGGCCGATATCCGCCGGCTGCTGGAGTTTTCCAACCAGCCGGACGCCAGCTGCGGCGACATCAACCTGCTGATCGACGAGCAGCTCGAGCGCGTCCGCTCGCGACTGGAGAGCCTCCAGGCCCTGGAGCATCAGTTACAGGCGCTGCGCAGTTGCTGCACCGGCAACGACGCTGCGCAAGGCTGCGGCATCATCAACGAGCTGGCCAACACGGCGGCGGACCAGACGGGGCCGCTGTCCGACCAGTAG
- a CDS encoding sulfite exporter TauE/SafE family protein — MPLFDMLLLIAAGFAAGGMNALAGGGTFFSFPALLATGLPPVTANATNAVALWPASLAGAWAARSALRPLGRYLIPLLLAGLIGGLLGGLLLLASGDDVFSLLIPWLLLVATALFAASPWLSRWLAARRKDGSAVPPHAPASLAAHGLVSIYGGYFGAGMGILQLAAFSIEGHPLVRANALKNLISAVIYSVATATFIIAGRVSLYELAILLIGTTLGGYAGGALSKKLPANWLRAFVIVVGSSMTLYYFQATYWR; from the coding sequence ATGCCCCTGTTCGACATGCTGCTACTCATCGCTGCCGGTTTCGCCGCGGGAGGCATGAATGCCCTGGCCGGTGGCGGTACCTTCTTTTCCTTCCCGGCGCTGTTGGCCACCGGGCTACCGCCGGTCACGGCCAATGCGACCAATGCCGTGGCGCTCTGGCCCGCCAGCCTCGCCGGTGCCTGGGCGGCGCGCTCGGCGCTACGGCCACTGGGCCGTTATCTGATCCCTCTGCTACTGGCGGGATTGATCGGTGGCCTGCTCGGCGGCCTGCTGCTGCTCGCCAGCGGCGATGACGTATTCAGCCTGCTGATTCCCTGGCTGCTGCTCGTCGCCACCGCCTTGTTCGCTGCCAGCCCCTGGTTGAGCCGTTGGCTGGCGGCGCGTCGCAAGGATGGCAGTGCCGTGCCGCCCCATGCGCCAGCATCACTGGCGGCGCATGGCCTGGTGTCCATCTACGGCGGCTATTTCGGCGCGGGCATGGGTATTCTGCAGTTGGCGGCATTCTCCATCGAAGGGCACCCGCTGGTTCGCGCCAATGCCCTGAAGAACCTCATTTCCGCCGTCATCTATAGCGTCGCCACAGCCACCTTCATTATTGCCGGCCGCGTGAGCCTGTACGAGCTGGCAATCCTGCTGATCGGCACCACGCTGGGCGGCTACGCCGGTGGTGCGCTGAGCAAGAAGCTGCCGGCCAACTGGCTGCGGGCCTTTGTCATCGTGGTCGGTAGCAGCATGACGCTCTACTATTTCCAGGCCACCTATTGGCGTTGA
- a CDS encoding exodeoxyribonuclease VII small subunit yields the protein MARKKVALDFEQSLAELQQLVERLESGELSLEDSLTCFEQGIGLTRVCQTALSQAEQKVQMLLERDGKLQEAPFEVDPEA from the coding sequence ATGGCCCGCAAGAAAGTCGCCCTCGATTTCGAACAATCCCTCGCCGAGTTGCAGCAACTGGTCGAGCGCCTGGAAAGTGGCGAGCTGTCGCTGGAGGATTCGCTGACCTGCTTCGAGCAGGGCATCGGTCTGACCCGTGTTTGCCAGACTGCCCTCAGCCAAGCCGAGCAGAAGGTGCAGATGCTTCTCGAGCGCGACGGCAAATTGCAGGAAGCACCCTTCGAGGTGGATCCGGAAGCATGA
- the ispA gene encoding (2E,6E)-farnesyl diphosphate synthase, translated as MIGDYQKRCQQRVDSCLDTLFIPPRHELERLYQAMRYSVMNGGKRVRPLLVYAACEALGGDSVQADGAACAVELIHAYSLVHDDLPAMDDDDLRRGQPTTHKAFDEACAILAGDGLQTLAFEALAAEANNPRDPALRLEMVTSLARAAGPAGMVGGQAIDLGSVGRKLGREALELMHRHKTGALIEASVRLGALASGRSNANTLAALQRYAEAIGLAFQVQDDILDVESDTVTLGKHQGADIARDKPTYPALLGLDAAKIYARELRDTALEAVAPFGASAEPLRQLACFIVERRS; from the coding sequence ATGATCGGCGACTATCAGAAACGCTGCCAGCAACGCGTCGACAGCTGTCTCGATACTCTTTTCATCCCGCCACGCCACGAACTCGAGCGCCTCTACCAGGCCATGCGCTACAGCGTCATGAATGGCGGCAAGCGCGTGCGCCCACTGTTGGTCTACGCCGCCTGCGAGGCGCTCGGGGGCGATAGCGTGCAAGCCGATGGCGCGGCCTGCGCCGTCGAGCTGATCCATGCCTATTCGCTGGTGCATGACGACCTACCGGCGATGGACGATGACGATCTACGCCGTGGCCAGCCGACCACTCACAAGGCCTTCGACGAAGCCTGCGCGATCCTCGCCGGCGACGGCCTGCAAACCTTGGCCTTCGAAGCGCTGGCGGCCGAGGCGAACAACCCACGGGATCCGGCGTTACGCCTGGAGATGGTCACAAGCCTCGCACGCGCGGCGGGTCCGGCCGGGATGGTCGGCGGACAGGCGATCGATTTAGGATCGGTCGGCCGCAAACTGGGCCGTGAAGCGCTGGAGCTGATGCACCGACACAAAACCGGCGCGCTGATCGAAGCCAGTGTGCGTCTCGGCGCGCTCGCCAGCGGTCGCTCCAATGCCAACACGCTCGCCGCCTTGCAGCGCTACGCAGAGGCTATTGGCCTGGCCTTCCAGGTGCAGGACGACATTCTCGACGTGGAGAGCGACACCGTCACGCTCGGCAAGCATCAGGGCGCCGACATTGCCCGTGACAAGCCCACCTACCCGGCTCTACTGGGCCTGGATGCGGCCAAGATCTACGCACGCGAGCTACGGGATACGGCGCTCGAAGCGGTCGCGCCCTTCGGTGCTTCCGCCGAGCCTTTACGCCAACTGGCGTGCTTCATCGTCGAACGCCGCAGCTGA
- the dxs gene encoding 1-deoxy-D-xylulose-5-phosphate synthase: MPKTFHEIPRVRPATPVLDRAATPEQLRRLGEAELDELANELRQDLLYSVGRTGGHFGAGLGVIELTIALHYVYDTPADRLVWDVGHQAYPHKILTGRRERMASLRQKDGLAAFPRRSESEYDTFGVGHSSTSISAALGMAIAARLQGKKRKSIAVIGDGALTAGMAFEALNHAPEVGADMLVVLNDNDMSISRNVGGLSNYLAKILSSRTYSSMREGSKKVLSRLPGAWEIARRTEEYAKGMLVPGTLFEELGWNYIGPIDGHDLPTLIATLRNMRDLAGPQFLHVVTKKGKGFAPAEVDPITWHAISKLEPVGAPATPKKPSGPKYSNVFGQWLCDMAAADPCLTGITPAMKEGSDLIDFSERYPDRYFDVAIAEQHAVTLAAGMACEGAKPVVAIYSTFLQRAYDQLIHDVAVQNLDVLFAIDRAGLVGEDGPTHAGSFDLSYLRCIPGMLVMTPSDENEMRRMLTTGYHFQGPAAVRYPRGTGPNAAIEPGLEPLEIGKGVVRRQGNNVALLVFGVQLTEALKIAEALDATVVDMRFVKPLDEALVREMADSHDLLVTVEENSIMGGAGSAVGEFLAAENLQKPILHIGLPDYYVEHAKPGEMLKECGLDAAGIEASIRARLAMLDA; this comes from the coding sequence ATGCCCAAGACGTTCCATGAGATTCCTCGGGTCCGCCCTGCGACGCCCGTTCTAGATCGCGCGGCGACTCCCGAGCAGCTGCGCCGACTGGGCGAAGCGGAACTTGATGAACTCGCCAACGAATTGCGGCAGGACCTGCTGTACAGCGTCGGCCGGACCGGCGGGCACTTCGGCGCCGGCCTCGGCGTGATCGAGCTGACCATCGCCCTGCATTACGTCTACGACACGCCGGCCGACCGCCTGGTGTGGGATGTCGGCCATCAGGCGTATCCGCACAAGATCCTCACCGGACGCCGCGAGCGTATGGCCAGCCTGCGCCAAAAGGATGGCCTCGCCGCCTTCCCGCGTCGTAGCGAGAGCGAATACGACACCTTCGGCGTCGGCCACTCCAGTACGTCCATCAGCGCCGCACTGGGCATGGCCATCGCCGCCCGCCTGCAAGGCAAGAAGCGCAAGTCCATTGCCGTAATCGGCGACGGCGCGCTCACCGCCGGCATGGCGTTCGAGGCCCTGAACCATGCGCCTGAAGTTGGCGCCGACATGCTGGTCGTGCTCAACGACAACGACATGTCGATCTCGCGCAACGTCGGCGGCCTGTCCAACTACCTGGCCAAGATTCTCTCCAGCCGCACCTATTCGAGCATGCGTGAGGGCAGCAAGAAGGTCCTGTCGCGCCTGCCGGGCGCCTGGGAAATCGCCCGCCGCACCGAGGAATACGCCAAGGGCATGCTGGTTCCCGGCACCCTGTTCGAAGAGCTTGGCTGGAACTACATCGGCCCTATCGACGGCCATGACTTGCCGACCTTGATCGCCACCCTGCGCAACATGCGCGACCTGGCCGGCCCCCAATTCCTGCACGTGGTGACCAAGAAGGGCAAAGGCTTCGCCCCGGCGGAAGTCGACCCCATCACCTGGCATGCGATCAGCAAGCTGGAGCCCGTGGGTGCTCCCGCCACGCCGAAGAAACCCAGCGGCCCGAAATACTCCAATGTCTTTGGCCAATGGCTGTGCGACATGGCCGCCGCCGATCCGTGTCTGACCGGCATCACCCCGGCGATGAAGGAAGGCTCCGATCTGATTGACTTCAGCGAGCGCTACCCGGATCGGTATTTCGACGTGGCCATCGCCGAGCAGCACGCGGTCACCTTGGCCGCCGGCATGGCCTGCGAGGGTGCCAAGCCGGTGGTGGCGATTTATTCGACCTTCCTCCAGCGCGCCTACGATCAACTGATCCATGACGTCGCCGTACAGAATCTCGACGTGCTGTTCGCCATCGACCGCGCCGGCCTGGTCGGCGAAGACGGTCCGACCCATGCCGGCAGTTTCGATCTGTCCTATCTGCGCTGCATCCCCGGCATGTTGGTAATGACCCCAAGCGACGAGAACGAGATGCGCCGCATGCTTACCACCGGCTATCACTTCCAGGGTCCCGCGGCGGTGCGTTACCCGCGCGGCACGGGCCCGAACGCAGCGATCGAGCCCGGACTCGAGCCGCTGGAAATCGGCAAGGGCGTGGTGCGTCGTCAGGGCAACAATGTCGCCTTGCTGGTCTTCGGTGTTCAGCTGACCGAGGCACTGAAGATCGCTGAAGCGCTCGACGCTACCGTGGTCGATATGCGCTTCGTCAAACCCCTGGACGAAGCACTGGTGCGCGAGATGGCCGACAGCCACGACCTGCTGGTGACCGTCGAGGAAAACAGCATCATGGGCGGGGCCGGCAGTGCCGTCGGCGAATTCCTCGCAGCCGAAAACCTGCAGAAACCGATCCTCCATATAGGATTGCCGGACTACTACGTCGAGCACGCCAAGCCCGGCGAAATGCTGAAGGAATGCGGCCTCGATGCTGCGGGTATCGAGGCATCGATACGCGCGCGCCTGGCGATGTTGGACGCGTAG
- a CDS encoding TonB-dependent receptor domain-containing protein gives MKYSRLALSVALIPTAYVLADTDTADAGYQLPGMVITSARQAEPREVAIAANTVFTRDDIERLQARSVPELLRRVPGVSISTAGGLPSLSVRGTGTAQTLVLLDGQRIASSTSGFARLDYLAIDNIDRVEVIRGPRSALYGADAVGGVIQIFTRSGKPGVHPEIRLAAGSDQTFQRSLNLSTGTEQTRVHLGASLDETAGFDITRDSQGADSDHDGQRNRALHLKLDHELNRDWKAGLSLNDQRGENEYDDAYEFAPGTPQDEFRLSSYSGYLDGQLGGRWNSRLELGRSFDRNKVVGAASDWNNGQLETTRHSAAWVNRIDLAEAQQLTLGSDWYEDRLDATTAYEEDSRDNLAFFAQHSYQGDRFGTELGLRHDDNQQFGSQNSWNAAFSLPVGESQRWILSYGEGFRAPTFSDLYYPGAGNPDLAPETSKTYELQWRGDFEPTRLEVALYRTDVEDMIAWDGAANRPENIAQARINGFEASVARELLGWQASLALSLIDPRDRDSGHTLARRAKRTLSLDLDRTFNRLSAGASWHVSSSRYDDAANSRQLSGYGVIDLRAGWQSHAELRWDAKLNNLFDRKYALATYDRPTGPSWMDPMQNYGYREAGRTVLFAVTWSPSL, from the coding sequence ATGAAGTATTCCCGTCTCGCGCTGTCCGTTGCGCTTATACCAACCGCCTACGTGTTGGCCGATACCGATACCGCCGACGCCGGGTATCAGCTGCCAGGCATGGTCATCACCTCAGCGCGCCAGGCCGAACCGCGCGAGGTAGCGATCGCTGCCAATACTGTATTTACCCGCGACGACATCGAGCGCTTGCAGGCGCGTAGCGTACCGGAGCTCCTTCGGCGCGTACCGGGTGTCAGCATATCCACCGCCGGCGGGCTGCCGTCGCTGTCCGTGCGCGGCACCGGAACGGCGCAAACGCTGGTTCTGCTGGATGGACAGCGCATCGCTTCTTCGACCAGTGGCTTTGCCCGGCTCGATTATCTGGCGATAGACAACATCGATCGCGTGGAGGTTATTCGTGGTCCGCGCTCGGCACTCTACGGCGCAGACGCCGTCGGTGGGGTGATTCAGATATTCACCCGAAGCGGAAAACCAGGCGTGCATCCAGAAATACGGCTGGCAGCCGGAAGCGACCAGACGTTCCAACGCAGCCTCAATCTATCAACCGGCACCGAGCAGACTCGCGTCCACCTTGGTGCCAGTCTCGATGAAACGGCAGGCTTCGATATCACTCGTGATAGCCAGGGCGCCGATAGCGACCACGATGGCCAACGTAATCGCGCGCTACACCTTAAGCTCGATCATGAGCTGAACCGCGACTGGAAAGCCGGCCTTAGCCTCAACGACCAACGAGGCGAGAACGAATACGACGATGCGTACGAATTCGCCCCTGGCACTCCGCAAGACGAGTTCCGCCTCAGCAGCTACAGCGGCTATCTCGACGGTCAGCTGGGCGGACGTTGGAACAGCCGCCTGGAGCTTGGGCGCAGCTTCGACCGCAACAAGGTGGTCGGTGCAGCCAGCGACTGGAACAACGGGCAGCTTGAAACTACGCGCCACTCCGCGGCTTGGGTCAACCGCATCGATCTCGCCGAAGCACAACAGCTCACGCTCGGCAGCGACTGGTACGAAGACCGCCTCGACGCGACCACCGCCTACGAAGAAGACAGCCGCGACAACTTGGCCTTTTTCGCCCAGCACAGCTATCAGGGTGATCGTTTCGGTACTGAACTAGGTCTGCGCCATGATGACAACCAGCAGTTCGGTAGCCAGAACAGCTGGAACGCGGCTTTCAGCTTGCCAGTCGGCGAGTCGCAGCGCTGGATTCTCAGCTACGGCGAAGGCTTCCGTGCGCCTACCTTCTCCGATCTCTACTATCCCGGAGCGGGCAATCCCGACCTAGCACCCGAGACCTCGAAAACGTACGAATTGCAATGGCGCGGCGACTTCGAGCCGACCCGGCTAGAGGTCGCGCTCTATCGCACCGACGTGGAAGACATGATCGCCTGGGATGGCGCTGCCAACCGCCCAGAGAACATCGCCCAGGCGCGCATCAACGGCTTCGAGGCAAGTGTGGCGCGCGAACTGCTCGGATGGCAGGCCAGTCTGGCCCTCAGCCTGATCGACCCACGCGACCGAGATAGTGGCCATACCCTGGCCCGCCGGGCGAAACGTACCCTTAGCCTCGACCTGGATCGCACCTTCAATAGGCTTTCGGCCGGTGCCAGCTGGCATGTTTCGAGCAGCCGTTACGATGACGCAGCCAATTCTCGGCAGCTGTCCGGCTACGGCGTCATTGACTTGCGGGCGGGCTGGCAGAGCCATGCCGAGCTGCGCTGGGACGCCAAGCTCAATAATCTGTTCGATCGCAAATACGCTCTGGCGACCTACGACCGCCCCACCGGCCCGTCCTGGATGGACCCTATGCAGAATTACGGTTATCGCGAAGCCGGCCGCACCGTCCTATTTGCCGTCACTTGGTCGCCTTCCCTATAA
- a CDS encoding cobalamin-binding protein, translating to MRALLLAVALLVSPLLAATERVISLAPSLSEIMLELDAVDLLVGVLDGGERPAALGGLPSVGRLGQLEMESLLALQPTLVLVRPDSISQAQREQLTQFGIPVLVAQPTSLAELSEQFALIGERVERSAQGRELERAFQQGLDRLRRRYHRERPLTVFYQIWNRPLYTLGGRQIISDAIEVCGGRNVFADLQLPAPQVSIESVLSRNPEVILAGSGAQLSEWKAWPRLAAVRKGQLWEVPDKGLERPSFQMLGAIGKLCEVMAGAER from the coding sequence ATGCGCGCGCTACTGCTGGCCGTCGCGCTGCTGGTTTCGCCTTTGCTTGCGGCAACGGAGCGGGTGATCAGCCTGGCGCCTTCGCTGAGCGAAATCATGCTGGAACTGGATGCCGTCGATCTGCTGGTCGGCGTCCTCGACGGCGGCGAGCGGCCAGCTGCACTGGGCGGTTTGCCATCCGTGGGGCGGCTCGGTCAGCTGGAAATGGAAAGCCTGCTCGCGCTGCAACCGACGCTGGTACTAGTCAGGCCGGACAGCATCAGCCAGGCGCAACGTGAGCAACTAACGCAATTCGGCATCCCGGTGCTGGTTGCACAGCCGACGTCTCTGGCCGAGCTGTCCGAACAGTTCGCGCTGATCGGCGAGCGGGTTGAGCGGAGTGCGCAGGGCAGGGAGCTCGAGCGAGCGTTCCAACAGGGCTTGGATCGACTACGTCGACGTTACCATCGCGAGCGTCCGCTGACGGTGTTCTATCAGATCTGGAATCGCCCGCTGTACACCCTCGGCGGCCGACAGATCATCAGCGATGCCATCGAAGTCTGCGGTGGTCGCAACGTGTTCGCCGATCTGCAACTGCCTGCGCCTCAGGTCAGTATCGAGTCTGTGCTATCGCGCAACCCTGAAGTGATTCTCGCTGGCAGCGGCGCTCAGCTGTCCGAGTGGAAAGCTTGGCCGCGACTCGCAGCAGTGCGCAAGGGCCAGCTATGGGAAGTGCCGGACAAGGGCCTGGAACGGCCGAGCTTCCAGATGCTGGGCGCGATCGGGAAGCTCTGTGAGGTGATGGCTGGAGCGGAGCGCTGA
- the ribA gene encoding GTP cyclohydrolase II has translation MSVVFVAASKLPTPFGVFTMHGFLDQDTGKEHVVLTLGDVADGKPVLGRLHSECLTGDALFSLRCDCGFQLEAALRAISEEGRGALLYLRQEGRGIGLLNKIRAYELQDGGADTVEANERLGFAPDMRDYAICLPMLEHLGIAEIKLMTNNPRKVKALQGFGIRIAERMPLQIAHNPHNRKYLATKAGKLGHMLGEIHQGEAEQS, from the coding sequence GTGTCTGTCGTGTTCGTCGCCGCTTCCAAACTGCCGACGCCGTTCGGTGTGTTCACCATGCATGGTTTTCTCGATCAGGATACTGGCAAGGAACATGTCGTACTGACGCTGGGCGATGTTGCGGACGGAAAGCCCGTATTGGGTCGTCTGCATTCCGAATGCCTGACGGGCGATGCCCTTTTCAGTTTGCGCTGCGATTGTGGTTTCCAGCTGGAAGCCGCACTGCGCGCCATTTCGGAAGAGGGGCGCGGTGCGCTGCTCTATCTTCGTCAGGAAGGTCGCGGTATCGGGCTGCTGAACAAGATCCGCGCCTACGAATTGCAGGATGGCGGTGCCGATACCGTCGAAGCCAATGAGCGCCTCGGCTTCGCCCCCGACATGCGCGACTACGCGATCTGCCTGCCCATGCTCGAGCATCTGGGCATCGCCGAAATCAAGCTGATGACCAACAACCCGCGCAAGGTCAAGGCTCTGCAAGGCTTCGGCATTCGCATCGCCGAGCGCATGCCGCTGCAGATCGCGCACAATCCGCACAACCGCAAGTACCTCGCCACCAAGGCCGGCAAGCTTGGCCATATGCTCGGCGAAATTCACCAGGGCGAAGCCGAGCAGTCGTGA